One genomic window of Brevundimonas vesicularis includes the following:
- a CDS encoding RNA polymerase sigma factor, which produces MLPRLRRFARVLRPQDADAQDLVQHTVERALASRKGFRAGTRLDSWAFTIMRRIAIDDGRKAQRWSRVVSPEDDATPQAPDPAQAGEGLRTDALAARDAIHALPDDQRQAVALVLIEGLSYAEAAQVLGVPAGTLTSRLVRGRQTLVEVLAAQGITG; this is translated from the coding sequence ATGCTTCCGCGCCTTCGCCGGTTCGCGCGCGTTCTGCGGCCCCAGGACGCCGACGCTCAGGATCTTGTGCAACACACGGTCGAGCGCGCCCTGGCCTCTCGAAAGGGGTTCAGGGCGGGCACGCGGTTGGACAGTTGGGCGTTCACGATCATGAGACGGATCGCCATAGACGACGGTCGAAAGGCCCAGCGGTGGTCCCGCGTGGTCTCGCCCGAGGACGACGCCACGCCGCAGGCGCCCGATCCGGCCCAGGCCGGCGAGGGGTTGCGCACCGACGCCCTGGCTGCGCGCGACGCGATCCACGCCCTGCCGGACGATCAGCGTCAGGCTGTGGCCTTGGTCCTGATCGAGGGCCTGTCCTACGCCGAGGCGGCGCAGGTTCTGGGCGTGCCCGCCGGCACATTGACCAGCCGACTGGTGCGGGGCCGCCAGACCCTGGTCGAAGTTCTCGCCGCCCAAGGAATAACCGGATGA